A DNA window from Gigantopelta aegis isolate Gae_Host chromosome 4, Gae_host_genome, whole genome shotgun sequence contains the following coding sequences:
- the LOC121371697 gene encoding uncharacterized protein LOC121371697 isoform X2, whose product MCHYSNTQCPRHCLSCVTTAISSVPGIVYHVSLQQYPVSQALFIMCHYSNTQCPRHCLSCVTTAISSVPGIVYHVSLQQYPVSQALFIMCHYSNTQCPRHCLSCVTTAIPSVPGIVYHVSLQQYPVSQALFIMCHYSNTQCPRHCLSCVTTAISSVPGIVYHVSLQQYPVSQALFIMCHYSSTQCPRHCLSCVTTAISSVPGIVYHVSLQQYPVSQALFIMCHYSNTQCPRHCLSCVTTAISSVPGIVYHVSLQQYPVSQALFIMCHYSNIQCPRHCLSCVTTAILSVPGIVYHVSLQQYSVSQALFIMCHYSNTQCPRHCLSCVTTAIPSVPGIVYHVSLQQYPVSQALFIMCHYSNIQCPRHCLSCVTTAIPSVPGIVYHVSLQQYPVSQALFIM is encoded by the exons ATGTGTCACTACAGCAATACCCAGTGTCCCAGGCATTGTTTATCATGTGTCACTACAGCAATATCCAGTGTCCCAGGCATTGTTTATCATGTGTCACTACAGCAATACCCAGTGTCCCAGGCATTGTTTATCATGTGTCACTACAGCAATACCCAGTGTCCCAGGCATTGTTTATCATGTGTCACTACAGCAATATCCAGTGTCCCAGGCATTGTTTATCATGTGTCACTACAGCAATATCCAGTGTCCCAG GCATTGTTTATCATGTGTCACTACAGCAATACCCAGTGTCCCAGGCATTGTTTATCATGTGTCACTACAGCAATACCCAGTGTCCCAGGCATTGTTTATCATGTGTCACTACAGCAATATCCAGTGTCCCAGGCATTGTTTATCATGTGTCACTACAGCAATACCCAGTGTCCCAGGCATTGTTTATCATGTGTCACTACAGCAATATCCAGTGTCCCAGGCATTGTTTATCATGTGTCACTACAGCAATACCCAGTGTCCCAGGCATTGTTTATCATGTGTCACTACAGCAGTACCCAGTGTCCCAGGCATTGTTTATCATGTGTCACTACAGCAATATCCAGTGTCCCAGGCATTGTTTATCATGTGTCACTACAGCAATACCCAGTGTCCCAGGCATTGTTTATCATGTGTCACTACAGCAATACCCAGTGTCCCAGGCATTGTTTATCATGTGTCACTACAGCAATATCCAGTGTCCCAGGCATTGTTTATCATGTGTCACTACAGCAATATCCAGTGTCCCAGGCATTGTTTATCATGTGTCACTACAGCAATATCCAGTGTCCCAGGCATTGTTTATCATGTGTCACTACAGCAATACTCAGTGTCCCAGGCATTGTTTATCATGTGTCACTACAGCAATACTCAGTGTCCCAGGCATTGTTTATCATGTGTCACTACAGCAATACCCAGTGTCCCAGGCATTGTTTATCATGTGTCACTACAGCAATACCCAGTGTCCCAGGCATTGTTTATCATGTGTCACTACAGCAATACCCAGTGTCCCAGGCATTGTTTATCATGTGTCACTACAGCAATATCCAGTGTCCCAGGCATTGTTTATCATGTGTCACTACAGCAATACCCAGTGTCCCAGGCATTGTTTATCATGTGTCACTACAGCAATATCCAGTGTCCCAGGCATTGTTTATCATGTAG
- the LOC121371697 gene encoding uncharacterized protein LOC121371697 isoform X3 — translation MCHYSNIQCPRHCLSCVTTAIPSVPGIVYHVSLQQYPVSQALFIMCHYSNIQCPRHCLSCVTTAIPSVPGIVYHVSLQQYPVSQALFIMCHYSNIQCPRHCLSCVTTAIPSVPGIVYHVSLQQYPVSQALFIMCHYSNTQCPRHCLSCVTTAVPSVPGIVYHVSLQQYPVSQALFIMCHYSNTQCPRHCLSCVTTAIPSVPGIVYHVSLQQYPVSQALFIMCHYSNIQCPRHCLSCVTTAISSVPGIVYHVSLQQYSVSQALFIMCHYSNTQCPRHCLSCVTTAIPSVPGIVYHVSLQQYPVSQALFIMCHYSNTQCPRHCLSCVTTAISSVPGIVYHVSLQQYPVSQALFIMCHYSNIQCPRHCLSCR, via the exons ATGTGTCACTACAGCAATATCCAGTGTCCCAGGCATTGTTTATCATGTGTCACTACAGCAATACCCAGTGTCCCAGGCATTGTTTATCATGTGTCACTACAGCAATACCCAGTGTCCCAGGCATTGTTTATCATGTGTCACTACAGCAATATCCAGTGTCCCAG GCATTGTTTATCATGTGTCACTACAGCAATACCCAGTGTCCCAGGCATTGTTTATCATGTGTCACTACAGCAATACCCAGTGTCCCAGGCATTGTTTATCATGTGTCACTACAGCAATATCCAGTGTCCCAGGCATTGTTTATCATGTGTCACTACAGCAATACCCAGTGTCCCAGGCATTGTTTATCATGTGTCACTACAGCAATATCCAGTGTCCCAGGCATTGTTTATCATGTGTCACTACAGCAATACCCAGTGTCCCAGGCATTGTTTATCATGTGTCACTACAGCAGTACCCAGTGTCCCAGGCATTGTTTATCATGTGTCACTACAGCAATATCCAGTGTCCCAGGCATTGTTTATCATGTGTCACTACAGCAATACCCAGTGTCCCAGGCATTGTTTATCATGTGTCACTACAGCAATACCCAGTGTCCCAGGCATTGTTTATCATGTGTCACTACAGCAATATCCAGTGTCCCAGGCATTGTTTATCATGTGTCACTACAGCAATATCCAGTGTCCCAGGCATTGTTTATCATGTGTCACTACAGCAATATCCAGTGTCCCAGGCATTGTTTATCATGTGTCACTACAGCAATACTCAGTGTCCCAGGCATTGTTTATCATGTGTCACTACAGCAATACTCAGTGTCCCAGGCATTGTTTATCATGTGTCACTACAGCAATACCCAGTGTCCCAGGCATTGTTTATCATGTGTCACTACAGCAATACCCAGTGTCCCAGGCATTGTTTATCATGTGTCACTACAGCAATACCCAGTGTCCCAGGCATTGTTTATCATGTGTCACTACAGCAATATCCAGTGTCCCAGGCATTGTTTATCATGTGTCACTACAGCAATACCCAGTGTCCCAGGCATTGTTTATCATGTGTCACTACAGCAATATCCAGTGTCCCAGGCATTGTTTATCATGTAGATGA
- the LOC121371697 gene encoding uncharacterized protein LOC121371697 isoform X1 translates to MCHYSNIQCPRHCLSCVTTAIPSVPGIVYHVSLQQYPVSQALFIMCHYSNIQCPRHCLSCVTTAISSVPGIVYHVSLQQYPVSQALFIMCHYSNTQCPRHCLSCVTTAIPSVPGIVYHVSLQQYPVSQALFIMCHYSNTQCPRHCLSCVTTAISSVPGIVYHVSLQQYPVSQALFIMCHYSSTQCPRHCLSCVTTAISSVPGIVYHVSLQQYPVSQALFIMCHYSNTQCPRHCLSCVTTAISSVPGIVYHVSLQQYPVSQALFIMCHYSNIQCPRHCLSCVTTAILSVPGIVYHVSLQQYSVSQALFIMCHYSNTQCPRHCLSCVTTAIPSVPGIVYHVSLQQYPVSQALFIMCHYSNIQCPRHCLSCVTTAIPSVPGIVYHVSLQQYPVSQALFIM, encoded by the exons ATGTGTCACTACAGCAATATCCAGTGTCCCAGGCATTGTTTATCATGTGTCACTACAGCAATACCCAGTGTCCCAGGCATTGTTTATCATGTGTCACTACAGCAATACCCAGTGTCCCAGGCATTGTTTATCATGTGTCACTACAGCAATATCCAGTGTCCCAGGCATTGTTTATCATGTGTCACTACAGCAATATCCAGTGTCCCAGGCATTGTTTATCATGTGTCACTACAGCAATATCCAGTGTCCCAG GCATTGTTTATCATGTGTCACTACAGCAATACCCAGTGTCCCAGGCATTGTTTATCATGTGTCACTACAGCAATACCCAGTGTCCCAGGCATTGTTTATCATGTGTCACTACAGCAATATCCAGTGTCCCAGGCATTGTTTATCATGTGTCACTACAGCAATACCCAGTGTCCCAGGCATTGTTTATCATGTGTCACTACAGCAATATCCAGTGTCCCAGGCATTGTTTATCATGTGTCACTACAGCAATACCCAGTGTCCCAGGCATTGTTTATCATGTGTCACTACAGCAGTACCCAGTGTCCCAGGCATTGTTTATCATGTGTCACTACAGCAATATCCAGTGTCCCAGGCATTGTTTATCATGTGTCACTACAGCAATACCCAGTGTCCCAGGCATTGTTTATCATGTGTCACTACAGCAATACCCAGTGTCCCAGGCATTGTTTATCATGTGTCACTACAGCAATATCCAGTGTCCCAGGCATTGTTTATCATGTGTCACTACAGCAATATCCAGTGTCCCAGGCATTGTTTATCATGTGTCACTACAGCAATATCCAGTGTCCCAGGCATTGTTTATCATGTGTCACTACAGCAATACTCAGTGTCCCAGGCATTGTTTATCATGTGTCACTACAGCAATACTCAGTGTCCCAGGCATTGTTTATCATGTGTCACTACAGCAATACCCAGTGTCCCAGGCATTGTTTATCATGTGTCACTACAGCAATACCCAGTGTCCCAGGCATTGTTTATCATGTGTCACTACAGCAATACCCAGTGTCCCAGGCATTGTTTATCATGTGTCACTACAGCAATATCCAGTGTCCCAGGCATTGTTTATCATGTGTCACTACAGCAATACCCAGTGTCCCAGGCATTGTTTATCATGTGTCACTACAGCAATATCCAGTGTCCCAGGCATTGTTTATCATGTAG